The following are encoded in a window of Kitasatospora sp. NBC_01250 genomic DNA:
- a CDS encoding isoprenylcysteine carboxyl methyltransferase family protein, protein MSPYTLLIVLVAAERLAELAVARRNAAWSMARGGVEYGRGHYPVMVLLHTGLLAGCLAEVQLAARPFLPALGWPMLALVLAAQALRWWCIRTLGPRWNTRVIVVPDLPLVTAGPYRLLSHPNYLAVVLEGAALPLVHGAWLTAAGFTLLNLPLLATRLRCENAALTRCAPVPA, encoded by the coding sequence GTGTCTCCCTACACCCTGCTGATCGTGCTGGTGGCCGCCGAACGCCTCGCCGAACTCGCCGTCGCGCGCCGCAACGCCGCCTGGAGCATGGCGCGCGGCGGCGTCGAGTACGGCCGCGGCCACTACCCCGTGATGGTCCTGCTGCACACCGGGCTGCTGGCCGGGTGCCTGGCCGAGGTCCAGCTCGCCGCCCGCCCGTTCCTGCCCGCCCTCGGCTGGCCGATGCTCGCCCTCGTGCTCGCCGCCCAGGCGCTGCGCTGGTGGTGCATCCGCACGCTCGGGCCGCGCTGGAACACCCGGGTCATCGTGGTGCCCGATCTGCCCCTGGTCACCGCCGGACCGTACCGGCTGCTCAGCCACCCCAACTACCTCGCCGTCGTCCTCGAAGGCGCCGCACTGCCCCTCGTCCACGGCGCCTGGCTCACCGCGGCCGGCTTCACCCTGCTCAACCTGCCCCTGCTCGCCACCCGACTGCGCTGCGAGAACGCCGCCCTGACCCGCTGCGCGCCGGTGCCGGCGTGA
- a CDS encoding DUF1330 domain-containing protein: MAKGYWASVYPAISDPERLTAYEKLAGPAVRAGGGRLLSRGGRVVAHEAGITQRVVLIEFDSFEQAVAAYESEAYQKALVALPDGVERDFRIIEGID, encoded by the coding sequence ATGGCCAAGGGCTACTGGGCCAGTGTCTACCCCGCCATTTCCGACCCTGAGAGACTGACTGCCTACGAGAAGCTGGCCGGTCCGGCTGTCCGGGCTGGGGGCGGGCGCCTCCTGTCCCGTGGCGGTCGAGTCGTCGCCCACGAGGCCGGAATCACGCAACGCGTCGTTCTGATCGAGTTCGACAGCTTTGAACAGGCCGTCGCGGCATACGAGAGCGAGGCATACCAGAAGGCGTTGGTGGCCCTCCCCGACGGCGTCGAGCGCGACTTCCGCATCATCGAAGGCATCGACTGA
- a CDS encoding phosphotransferase family protein, with protein MNLSHLGAPIRPMIRVHGGFANRMYRLDTDQGSFAVKELNLLDRRWTYHAEDVFRFEQSAFAAGIPMPEPISAGHHMLVHRWVEGETLPEAPVSAAYAFEIGEILARIHALDVAWTHVPIEEPTPRDWPELAERAAATGQPWAGELASHVGAFLAMAHFVDTCERPGPVVLTHKDIQPWNLLAREGRPVLLDWELSGMLDLAGELGSTALSLAKGPGFDDIRPAVFRSVLDGYVAGGGALPPSGPSWFVFMIGGWLGHTRWNILRCLAGVEASTGPDLALSHESVRNGLRGLPDLFGRLPELEALLV; from the coding sequence GTGAACCTCTCGCATCTCGGCGCGCCGATCAGGCCGATGATCCGCGTCCACGGCGGGTTCGCCAACCGGATGTACCGGCTCGACACCGACCAAGGGTCCTTCGCGGTGAAGGAGTTGAACCTCCTCGACCGCCGCTGGACCTACCACGCCGAGGACGTGTTCAGGTTCGAGCAGTCGGCCTTCGCCGCCGGCATCCCGATGCCGGAGCCGATCTCGGCCGGCCACCACATGCTCGTCCACCGATGGGTCGAGGGAGAAACGCTGCCCGAAGCACCGGTGTCGGCGGCGTACGCGTTCGAGATCGGTGAGATCCTCGCGCGCATCCACGCGCTCGACGTCGCGTGGACCCACGTGCCGATCGAGGAGCCGACGCCACGGGACTGGCCCGAGCTGGCCGAGCGGGCGGCGGCGACCGGACAGCCGTGGGCCGGCGAACTCGCCTCCCACGTCGGGGCGTTCCTCGCGATGGCCCACTTCGTCGACACCTGCGAACGGCCGGGCCCCGTCGTGCTGACCCACAAGGACATCCAACCGTGGAACCTGCTCGCTCGAGAGGGCCGGCCGGTGCTGCTCGACTGGGAGCTCTCGGGGATGCTCGACCTGGCCGGTGAGCTCGGCTCGACCGCGCTGAGCCTCGCGAAGGGACCCGGCTTCGACGACATCAGGCCCGCCGTCTTCCGCTCGGTCCTCGACGGCTACGTCGCCGGGGGCGGAGCGCTGCCGCCCTCGGGTCCGAGTTGGTTCGTGTTCATGATCGGCGGCTGGCTGGGGCACACGAGGTGGAACATCCTCCGCTGCCTCGCCGGCGTCGAGGCGAGCACCGGCCCCGACCTCGCGCTGTCGCACGAGTCCGTGCGCAACGGCCTGCGCGGCCTCCCCGACCTGTTCGGCCGACTTCCCGAGCTCGAGGCGCTGCTCGTGTGA
- a CDS encoding RICIN domain-containing protein, with product MSLKKISKVAGALSAAAALAFTAAPSASAASGNQLQNQNGVCLGSQNGANDTHAIVWGCNGNPDQTWHAVFKGYDYTIVNGNGQCLGVNSGGQAMVWDCNGNLDQQWGVRAGSNGWNALVNANDGTCLGTQGGLSAPGTYAITWGCNGNSDQQWSSL from the coding sequence ATGTCGCTCAAGAAGATCTCCAAGGTCGCCGGAGCCCTCTCCGCTGCCGCAGCTCTCGCTTTCACCGCCGCGCCTTCGGCGTCGGCCGCCTCTGGCAACCAGCTGCAGAACCAGAACGGCGTGTGCCTCGGCAGCCAGAACGGTGCCAACGATACCCACGCGATCGTATGGGGCTGCAACGGCAACCCCGACCAGACCTGGCACGCGGTCTTCAAGGGGTATGACTACACCATCGTCAACGGGAATGGCCAGTGCCTCGGAGTCAACTCCGGGGGCCAGGCCATGGTCTGGGACTGCAACGGAAATCTGGACCAGCAGTGGGGTGTGAGGGCGGGAAGCAACGGCTGGAACGCCTTGGTCAACGCGAACGACGGCACCTGCCTGGGCACCCAGGGCGGTCTGTCGGCCCCGGGCACGTACGCGATCACTTGGGGCTGCAACGGCAACTCTGACCAGCAATGGTCCTCTCTCTGA
- a CDS encoding LysR family transcriptional regulator, producing MSLRYFLVLAQELNFTRAAARIGVAQPALSARMRRLEAELGTALLVRNTRSVVLTAAGAALAESAPPALAALDRAWDTARSAAAGELGTLRIGYSLSTGAETAPALVDRLVRGNGGLEVGAVPMATPEISPAVADGRIDAGITRGEQPGRGVRRFLLRRARIGVQLAQHHPLAGHPEIEIADAAAYPLRLPDRAANPVIHDQLSALFRDIRPHPRFHTPAVSFDMSQRDLRDGVTVAPAGEAAATAQPAGLTWRPLRGAPSLTIHLVLPREQSPLHRRIRAVAKALAHELHWLPD from the coding sequence GTGAGCCTGCGGTACTTCCTGGTGCTGGCGCAGGAGTTGAACTTCACCCGCGCGGCCGCACGGATCGGTGTCGCACAGCCCGCACTCAGCGCCCGGATGCGCCGATTGGAGGCGGAACTCGGTACGGCCCTGCTGGTCCGCAACACGCGTAGCGTCGTATTGACCGCGGCCGGTGCGGCTTTGGCGGAGTCCGCGCCGCCCGCGCTGGCGGCGCTGGACCGGGCATGGGACACCGCCCGGAGCGCGGCGGCCGGTGAACTGGGCACGCTGCGCATCGGATACAGCCTCAGCACCGGGGCCGAGACGGCACCGGCCCTGGTGGACAGGCTGGTTCGCGGCAACGGCGGACTTGAGGTCGGCGCGGTCCCGATGGCGACACCGGAGATCTCCCCCGCGGTCGCCGACGGCCGCATCGATGCCGGGATCACCCGCGGTGAACAGCCGGGCCGTGGCGTGCGCCGGTTCCTGCTGCGGCGTGCGCGCATCGGGGTCCAGCTGGCGCAGCACCATCCGCTGGCCGGACACCCGGAGATCGAGATCGCCGACGCGGCCGCGTATCCGCTGCGACTCCCGGACCGTGCGGCCAACCCCGTGATCCACGATCAGCTGTCCGCACTGTTCCGAGACATCCGACCACACCCCCGATTCCACACGCCCGCAGTCTCTTTCGACATGTCTCAGCGCGACCTGCGCGACGGGGTCACCGTGGCCCCGGCCGGAGAAGCCGCGGCCACGGCACAACCGGCTGGTCTCACCTGGCGACCACTGCGAGGCGCGCCCAGCCTGACGATCCACCTGGTCCTCCCACGCGAGCAGTCACCACTGCACCGCCGTATCCGTGCCGTCGCCAAAGCCCTGGCGCACGAGCTGCACTGGCTGCCGGACTGA
- a CDS encoding transposase — MLPAWIRQAEQSDVLPVAKFASLLRQDFDAVTAGPTHEWSSGKAEGHVNRVKTIRRVMCGRAGSRLLRTRILTRTSSWTGHKIQPATTRSATEKSVPQSGQAARPDRERTPCARPS; from the coding sequence CTGCTGCCCGCCTGGATCCGCCAGGCCGAACAGTCCGACGTTCTCCCGGTCGCCAAGTTCGCCTCGCTCCTCCGCCAGGACTTCGACGCTGTCACCGCCGGACCCACCCACGAATGGAGCTCAGGCAAGGCCGAGGGCCATGTCAATCGCGTGAAAACGATCAGGAGAGTCATGTGCGGCCGAGCCGGCTCCCGGCTACTACGGACCCGAATCCTCACCCGCACATCGTCGTGGACCGGTCACAAAATCCAGCCGGCCACCACCCGCTCGGCCACCGAGAAGTCGGTCCCGCAGTCCGGGCAGGCGGCCCGCCCGGACAGGGAACGGACGCCATGCGCCAGACCCTCCTGA
- a CDS encoding UbiA family prenyltransferase — protein MHTAGAQPAPAATAGASPPGAGRPLRGLLAASHAAPSVAVTAVITALAAASGRGAAGSALVASAVLAGQLSVGWCNDRLDLRRDLATGRSDKPLAAGAVRPHTVAIAAGCALALCVPLSLANGLAAGTAHLVGVAAAWSYNLGVKRTVLSWLPYAVAFGLLPAFVTLALPGHPWPAGWVMAAGALLGTGAHATNVLPDIDGDLRTGVRGLPQRLGPRRARILAAALLLAGAIVLVLGPPGRITVAGWVSLAVTGALALGIALPTRADPRSRLPFLATLALAALDVALLLLRGAALA, from the coding sequence GTGCACACCGCCGGAGCCCAGCCCGCGCCCGCAGCCACCGCCGGAGCGTCACCTCCCGGCGCGGGCAGGCCTCTGCGGGGGCTGCTGGCCGCCTCTCACGCCGCCCCTTCGGTCGCCGTCACCGCTGTGATCACCGCGCTGGCCGCCGCCTCGGGGCGGGGAGCTGCGGGAAGCGCGCTGGTGGCCTCGGCGGTGCTGGCGGGACAGCTCTCGGTGGGCTGGTGCAACGACCGGCTCGATCTGCGCCGGGACCTCGCCACCGGCCGGAGCGACAAGCCCCTGGCGGCAGGTGCGGTGCGCCCGCACACCGTGGCGATCGCCGCCGGGTGCGCGCTCGCGCTCTGCGTTCCGCTGTCGCTGGCCAACGGGCTTGCGGCCGGTACGGCCCACCTGGTCGGGGTCGCCGCGGCCTGGTCGTACAACCTGGGCGTCAAGCGCACCGTGCTCTCCTGGCTGCCCTACGCCGTGGCCTTCGGACTGCTGCCCGCCTTCGTCACCCTCGCACTGCCCGGCCACCCCTGGCCGGCCGGATGGGTGATGGCCGCCGGCGCACTGCTCGGCACCGGCGCCCACGCCACCAACGTCCTGCCCGACATCGATGGCGACCTGCGAACGGGCGTGCGCGGCCTGCCCCAGCGGCTCGGCCCGCGACGCGCGCGTATCCTGGCCGCCGCCCTGCTGCTCGCCGGGGCGATCGTCCTCGTCCTGGGACCGCCCGGGCGGATCACCGTCGCCGGCTGGGTGTCGCTCGCCGTCACCGGCGCGCTGGCCCTCGGCATCGCGCTGCCGACCCGCGCCGACCCGCGAAGCCGGTTGCCGTTCCTGGCCACCCTCGCCCTGGCGGCCCTCGACGTCGCCCTGCTCCTGCTGCGCGGTGCCGCCCTGGCCTGA
- a CDS encoding poly-gamma-glutamate hydrolase family protein produces the protein MAPARDCTPAGSAGRDRYVDFADLAAHEREGTDYRVTARRGVGEEARVVQLAIHGGGIEPPTTQLADYSARMTGSSFYSLEGLGNGDERDLHVTATHFDDPRALALAETARYSVSWHGAAGVEPLTYVGGLDIHAARRVAAALRTRGFAVAARNPGALAGVQPCNIANRDQRGEGVQLEISEGQRRKFLKDGDLGRDRINDPRFRTPAFYAYSAAVLSALAPAPAVPGPPAAG, from the coding sequence GTGGCGCCAGCCCGCGATTGCACCCCGGCCGGCTCCGCCGGTAGGGACCGCTACGTCGACTTCGCCGATCTGGCCGCACACGAGAGGGAGGGAACCGACTACCGGGTCACCGCACGTCGCGGTGTCGGCGAGGAGGCGCGGGTGGTTCAACTGGCGATTCACGGGGGCGGGATCGAGCCTCCCACCACCCAGCTCGCCGACTACAGCGCGAGGATGACCGGCAGCTCGTTCTACTCCCTCGAGGGCCTCGGGAACGGGGACGAACGTGATCTCCACGTCACGGCCACGCACTTCGACGACCCCCGGGCCCTCGCGCTGGCCGAGACGGCGCGGTACAGCGTGTCCTGGCACGGCGCGGCCGGCGTCGAACCGCTCACATATGTGGGTGGCCTGGACATCCACGCGGCCCGGCGGGTGGCCGCCGCCCTTCGCACCCGAGGCTTCGCCGTCGCGGCCCGCAATCCCGGCGCCCTCGCCGGCGTCCAGCCCTGCAACATCGCCAACCGCGACCAGCGGGGAGAAGGCGTCCAGCTGGAGATCAGCGAGGGACAGCGTCGGAAGTTCCTCAAGGACGGCGACCTCGGGCGCGATCGGATCAACGACCCGCGCTTTCGAACTCCCGCGTTCTACGCCTACAGCGCCGCGGTCCTGAGCGCTCTCGCCCCCGCGCCGGCCGTCCCGGGTCCCCCGGCCGCCGGGTGA
- a CDS encoding type III polyketide synthase, with protein sequence MTTVAAVHGVLAPHRYEQGEITEALAVMCPQQDAERGVLERLHATSTVGSRHLALPLDRYRELSGFGQANDLFIEAGVRLAEQALTGALAAAGLAAEDVDLVISTSVTGIAAPSLEARLARRVGLRPDVKRVPVFGLGCVAGAAGLARLHDYLEGHPGQVAVLLSVELCSLTLQRTDPSVQNMVAGALFGDGAAALVAVGREHPRCGEFPGPQVVATHSRLYPGTERALGWDIGDSGFKIVLGAELPELVRLHVGEDVRSFLAEHDLKPPDIAGWVAHPGGPKVLDALAESLGLPSQALELTRRSLARVGNLSSASVLHILRDTLALRPPPPGTPGLMLAMGPGFCSELVLLRW encoded by the coding sequence ATGACCACAGTCGCGGCTGTCCACGGTGTGCTCGCGCCGCACCGGTACGAGCAAGGCGAGATCACCGAGGCGCTCGCGGTGATGTGCCCGCAGCAGGACGCCGAGCGCGGGGTCCTGGAGCGGCTGCACGCCACCTCCACGGTCGGCTCCCGCCACCTGGCCCTGCCGCTGGATCGCTACCGCGAGTTGAGCGGCTTCGGGCAGGCCAACGACCTGTTCATCGAAGCCGGGGTGCGACTGGCCGAGCAGGCGCTGACCGGCGCCCTGGCGGCGGCCGGGCTGGCGGCCGAGGACGTGGACCTGGTGATCTCCACCTCCGTGACGGGCATCGCGGCGCCCTCGCTGGAGGCGCGGCTGGCCAGGCGCGTGGGCCTGCGGCCGGACGTGAAGCGGGTGCCGGTCTTCGGTCTCGGCTGCGTCGCCGGGGCCGCGGGCCTCGCCCGGTTGCACGACTACCTTGAGGGCCATCCCGGGCAGGTCGCGGTCCTGCTCTCGGTCGAACTGTGCTCGCTCACCCTGCAGCGCACCGACCCGTCGGTGCAGAACATGGTGGCCGGCGCGCTCTTCGGCGACGGCGCCGCGGCCCTGGTGGCCGTCGGCCGGGAGCATCCCCGGTGCGGGGAGTTCCCGGGCCCGCAGGTGGTGGCCACCCACAGCCGGCTGTACCCCGGCACCGAACGGGCGCTGGGCTGGGACATCGGCGACAGCGGCTTCAAGATCGTGCTCGGCGCCGAACTGCCCGAACTGGTCCGCCTGCACGTCGGCGAGGACGTCCGCTCCTTCCTCGCCGAACACGACCTGAAACCACCGGACATCGCCGGCTGGGTCGCCCACCCGGGCGGCCCCAAGGTCCTGGACGCGCTGGCCGAGTCGCTCGGACTGCCCTCCCAAGCACTGGAGTTGACGCGGCGTTCGCTGGCCCGGGTCGGCAACCTCTCCTCCGCCTCGGTGCTGCACATCCTGCGCGACACCCTCGCCCTGCGCCCGCCGCCGCCCGGCACGCCGGGCCTGATGCTCGCCATGGGGCCCGGCTTCTGCTCCGAACTCGTCCTGCTGCGCTGGTAG
- a CDS encoding lectin — translation MLAGLLAACVGAAPGSARTSEAALVTAPASLVDPFIGTSNWANDFPGADLPFGMVQWSPDTPSRPHGGGYEYRDSAITGFSLTHLSGPGCDGAGDIPVLPTIGAVDTSATEGFSHTHESASPGSYAVTLDNGVTTELTATPRSGMARFTFPSTTAANLLFKLSGSQAGDSRTAFTAVSDTEVSGQVTSGGFCKASNTYTVYFDMVFDRPFTSLGTDAATAAHRPAMPAPSTPPGAPDAANPPRLHGTEPTPSQSAPAARGALNDGHVTFDTTRSHVVQAKVGLSYVSVANAAVNRATENPGWNLTSVRNAALHAWDSALGRVRIAGGTPARRTVFYTALYHSLLHPNLISDSNRQYPGFDGTTHTVDRGHRAAYANYSGWDIYRSQAQLEALVDPQAASDTAQSMLDDYDQTGQFPKWSENNGESHIMVGDPADAILADYYAFGATHFDSAAALAGMIEEGTDANSNRPGLNYLRQLGYLPSDGTYGCCNFYGPAATTLEYDTADFAISALAGALGDTTHQASFADRAQDWRNLFNPASGFIQPRDTSGSWTRGFDPTSGKNFVEGDSWKYTPMVPFNLHGLATAMGGNAAMAAFLDTDLSSFTGAGGHTDLGNEPSLDVPWEYDYIGRPYQTQQTVRRIQDQIWTDSPSGLAGNDDLGEMSSWYVWSALGMYPETPGTADLALGSPLFTRALVTLPSGHTLTIKADGAADNAPYVQKARWNGIPWNNAYAPAEAISSGGTLDYTLGTNANTAWAASPTSAPRSYPGAGH, via the coding sequence GTGCTCGCCGGCCTGCTGGCGGCGTGCGTCGGGGCGGCCCCCGGGTCTGCCAGGACTTCCGAAGCCGCCTTGGTCACCGCACCGGCCTCGCTGGTCGACCCGTTCATCGGGACCTCCAACTGGGCGAACGACTTCCCCGGTGCCGACCTGCCCTTCGGCATGGTGCAGTGGAGCCCCGACACCCCGTCCCGGCCGCACGGCGGCGGCTACGAGTACCGCGACTCCGCGATCACCGGGTTCAGCCTGACCCACCTCTCCGGCCCGGGCTGCGACGGCGCAGGCGACATCCCGGTCCTGCCGACCATCGGCGCCGTGGACACCAGCGCGACCGAGGGTTTCTCCCACACCCACGAGTCCGCCTCACCGGGCTCCTACGCGGTGACCCTGGACAACGGAGTGACGACCGAACTGACCGCCACACCCCGCAGCGGCATGGCCCGGTTCACCTTCCCCTCCACCACTGCGGCCAACCTGCTCTTCAAGCTGTCCGGCAGCCAAGCGGGTGACAGCCGGACCGCGTTCACCGCCGTCAGCGACACCGAGGTCAGCGGGCAGGTCACCAGCGGCGGGTTCTGCAAGGCGAGCAACACCTACACGGTGTACTTCGACATGGTCTTCGACCGGCCGTTCACCTCCCTCGGCACCGACGCCGCCACGGCAGCACACCGACCGGCAATGCCCGCGCCAAGCACACCGCCCGGCGCCCCCGACGCGGCGAATCCCCCCAGGCTCCACGGCACCGAGCCCACCCCCTCCCAGTCCGCCCCCGCCGCGCGAGGCGCGCTGAACGACGGCCACGTCACCTTCGACACCACCAGGTCCCACGTCGTACAGGCCAAGGTCGGCCTCTCCTACGTGTCCGTCGCCAACGCGGCGGTGAACCGCGCCACCGAGAACCCCGGCTGGAACCTCACGAGCGTGCGCAACGCCGCGCTGCACGCGTGGGACTCCGCACTGGGTCGCGTCCGCATCGCCGGCGGAACCCCCGCCAGGCGGACGGTCTTCTACACCGCGCTCTACCACTCCTTGCTGCACCCCAACCTGATCAGCGACAGCAACCGCCAGTATCCCGGCTTCGACGGAACCACCCATACCGTGGACCGGGGCCACCGCGCCGCCTACGCGAACTACTCGGGCTGGGACATCTACCGCTCCCAGGCCCAGCTCGAAGCCCTGGTCGACCCGCAGGCCGCCTCGGACACCGCGCAGTCGATGCTCGACGACTACGACCAGACCGGCCAGTTCCCCAAGTGGTCCGAGAACAACGGCGAGAGCCACATCATGGTCGGTGACCCGGCCGACGCGATCCTCGCCGACTACTACGCGTTCGGCGCCACACACTTCGACAGCGCAGCGGCCCTGGCCGGCATGATCGAGGAGGGCACCGACGCCAACAGCAACCGTCCGGGCCTGAACTACCTCCGACAGCTCGGCTACCTGCCCAGCGACGGGACCTACGGCTGCTGCAACTTCTACGGTCCGGCCGCCACCACCCTGGAATACGACACCGCCGACTTCGCCATTTCCGCCCTGGCAGGCGCCCTGGGCGACACCACGCACCAGGCCTCGTTCGCCGACCGGGCCCAGGACTGGCGCAACCTCTTCAACCCCGCCAGCGGCTTCATCCAACCCCGTGACACCTCGGGCTCATGGACACGCGGATTCGACCCGACGTCGGGCAAGAACTTCGTCGAGGGCGACTCGTGGAAGTACACGCCGATGGTGCCGTTCAACCTGCACGGGCTGGCCACCGCGATGGGCGGCAACGCGGCGATGGCCGCCTTCCTGGACACCGACCTGTCCTCGTTCACCGGCGCGGGCGGCCACACCGACCTCGGCAACGAGCCGAGCCTGGACGTCCCGTGGGAGTACGACTACATCGGCCGGCCCTACCAGACCCAGCAGACCGTGCGCCGCATCCAGGACCAGATCTGGACCGACAGCCCCTCCGGACTGGCCGGCAACGACGACCTGGGCGAGATGAGCTCGTGGTACGTGTGGTCCGCCCTGGGCATGTACCCCGAAACGCCGGGCACCGCGGACCTGGCACTGGGCAGCCCCCTGTTCACCCGCGCGCTCGTCACCCTCCCCTCCGGCCACACCCTGACCATCAAGGCCGACGGCGCCGCCGACAACGCCCCCTACGTCCAGAAGGCCCGCTGGAACGGCATCCCGTGGAACAACGCCTACGCCCCCGCCGAGGCGATCAGCAGCGGCGGAACACTCGACTACACCCTCGGTACCAACGCGAACACCGCCTGGGCCGCATCCCCCACTTCCGCACCGCGCTCGTACCCCGGCGCGGGCCACTGA
- a CDS encoding NAD(P)/FAD-dependent oxidoreductase → MIDLLIAGGGPAGLATAIHAARAGLDAVVLEPRPAPIDKACGEGLMPGAVRALAELGVTLDGHPIHGIRYLDGRCLAEGRFRQEAGMGVRRTVLHAALFRRAADLGVPMLARKATGIRQDGDSVTAAGLTARYLVAADGLHSPIRRQLGLERPDPRRARFGLRRHFAVAPWTTCVEVHWSALGEAYVTPLAPELIGVAVLTGERLPFDELLTAFPALRHRLPLRSATSVRGAGPMRRQVRARVAGRVLLVGDAAGYIDALTGEGISLALTGAAHLVRCLRAGRPQEYEQAWRRATRRHRLLTDTLVRIRASSLLAPGIVPLAARAPAVFTALVNQLT, encoded by the coding sequence GTGATCGACCTGCTGATCGCCGGCGGCGGACCCGCCGGTCTGGCCACCGCGATCCACGCCGCCCGGGCCGGGCTTGACGCGGTGGTCCTCGAACCACGGCCGGCACCGATCGACAAGGCGTGCGGCGAGGGCCTGATGCCCGGGGCCGTCCGCGCCCTGGCCGAGCTGGGCGTCACGCTCGACGGGCACCCGATCCACGGCATCCGCTACCTGGACGGGCGCTGCCTCGCCGAGGGCAGGTTCCGGCAGGAGGCGGGCATGGGCGTGCGGCGCACCGTCCTGCACGCCGCACTGTTCCGCCGGGCGGCCGACCTCGGCGTGCCCATGCTGGCCAGGAAGGCCACCGGGATCCGCCAGGACGGCGACAGCGTCACCGCCGCCGGCCTCACCGCCCGCTACCTGGTCGCAGCCGACGGCCTGCACTCCCCCATCAGGCGGCAGCTGGGCCTGGAACGCCCCGACCCCCGACGGGCACGGTTCGGGCTGCGGCGGCACTTCGCCGTGGCGCCCTGGACCACCTGCGTGGAGGTCCACTGGTCCGCGCTCGGCGAGGCATACGTCACCCCGCTGGCCCCCGAGTTGATCGGCGTGGCCGTCCTCACCGGCGAGCGCCTGCCGTTCGACGAGTTGCTGACCGCGTTCCCCGCCCTCCGCCACCGCCTGCCCCTGCGGTCCGCCACCAGCGTGCGCGGCGCCGGACCGATGCGCCGGCAGGTCCGGGCGCGGGTGGCCGGGCGGGTCCTGCTGGTCGGCGATGCGGCCGGCTACATCGACGCCCTCACCGGCGAAGGCATCTCCCTCGCCCTCACCGGCGCCGCCCACCTGGTGCGCTGCCTGCGCGCCGGCCGGCCTCAGGAGTACGAGCAGGCCTGGCGGCGTGCCACCCGGCGCCACCGCCTGCTCACCGACACGCTGGTCCGCATCCGCGCCAGCTCCTTGCTGGCCCCGGGGATCGTCCCGCTGGCCGCCCGCGCTCCTGCGGTGTTCACCGCGCTGGTCAACCAACTCACCTGA